A single genomic interval of Chitinophaga sp. 180180018-3 harbors:
- a CDS encoding response regulator transcription factor, with product MKHHILLVEDETDLGNVVKQYLELMDFTVDWQQSGKSVLEAFTTSPPSWDIVLLDVNLPGADGFELARELVKLQPDLPFVFLTARGEKKDRLYGLKIGADDYITKPFDVDELVLRIRNILKRRPAPDAPAPGSNAIDLGGMRFHKDSLKLVSPNGKETLLTPLESELLLHFYHNSNKVIRREDILHQVWGANDYFVGRSLDVFVSRFRKYFRGNENIAIRNIYGIGFMFSLT from the coding sequence ATGAAACATCACATTCTGCTGGTAGAGGATGAAACAGACCTGGGTAATGTTGTGAAACAATACCTGGAGCTGATGGATTTTACCGTCGACTGGCAACAGAGCGGGAAATCCGTATTGGAAGCTTTTACCACTTCCCCGCCATCATGGGATATCGTACTGCTGGATGTTAACCTCCCCGGCGCAGATGGTTTTGAACTGGCCAGGGAATTGGTTAAACTGCAACCAGATCTGCCCTTTGTATTCCTGACAGCACGGGGCGAAAAGAAAGACCGTCTCTATGGCCTGAAGATCGGGGCCGACGACTACATCACGAAACCCTTTGATGTAGATGAACTGGTGCTCCGTATCCGGAACATTCTCAAACGCAGGCCAGCTCCCGACGCACCTGCTCCCGGATCCAATGCCATAGACCTCGGGGGTATGCGTTTCCATAAAGATTCATTAAAGCTGGTATCTCCCAACGGAAAAGAAACCCTGCTCACCCCTCTTGAAAGCGAGTTACTACTTCATTTCTATCACAACAGCAACAAGGTGATACGCCGGGAAGACATACTCCACCAGGTATGGGGCGCCAATGATTATTTTGTGGGGAGAAGCCTCGACGTGTTTGTATCGCGCTTCCGGAAGTACTTCAGGGGTAACGAGAATATTGCTATCAGGAATATCTATGGGATAGGGTTTATGTTTAGTCTGACCTGA
- a CDS encoding helix-turn-helix domain-containing protein, which produces MQAVELIDQQYFSSQYHYMAPAPDLAEHVVCYWMLDLRNPGLQQAEFREILLANMCSSLILNFGAPFEMYDTLEGHLHTSVKSELIGYRPTPVAYRHLFNNHLVGIKFRPASLNYLFHVKGEDISGKALAATDVLQHINSLESAVYEAVNPEAVKALLDGFLRQQSPLPETSRQFGYVLQSLNSPLLQQSGFQLKKLAALLFVSPRTLERYFSTSLDISPKQCLSILRFRQAVEQYLQWGYKADWETLGYHDFPHFRKDFRRQSGKLSHFYTNPFSAQA; this is translated from the coding sequence ATGCAGGCCGTTGAACTGATAGACCAGCAATACTTTTCCAGCCAGTATCACTATATGGCTCCCGCCCCCGACCTGGCGGAGCATGTGGTTTGTTACTGGATGCTGGATCTTCGTAACCCTGGCCTGCAACAGGCGGAGTTCAGGGAGATCCTGCTGGCTAATATGTGCTCCTCCCTGATACTGAACTTCGGCGCTCCCTTTGAAATGTATGATACGCTCGAAGGCCACCTCCATACCAGCGTAAAAAGTGAACTGATCGGTTACCGGCCCACCCCTGTTGCCTATCGCCATCTTTTTAACAACCACCTCGTGGGCATTAAGTTCAGACCCGCGTCCCTCAATTACCTGTTCCATGTAAAGGGGGAAGATATCAGCGGAAAGGCCCTGGCTGCAACAGATGTACTGCAGCATATCAACAGCCTGGAATCGGCTGTATATGAAGCCGTTAACCCGGAAGCCGTCAAAGCGCTGCTGGACGGGTTCCTGCGGCAACAAAGCCCTCTCCCCGAAACCAGCCGGCAATTCGGGTATGTACTGCAATCGCTCAACAGCCCGTTGCTACAGCAATCCGGCTTTCAGCTGAAGAAACTCGCCGCATTGTTGTTTGTTTCTCCCCGTACATTGGAACGCTATTTTTCGACCTCACTGGATATCAGTCCGAAACAATGTCTTAGTATACTCCGCTTCCGCCAGGCCGTGGAACAATACCTGCAATGGGGATACAAAGCAGACTGGGAAACCCTGGGGTATCACGACTTCCCCCATTTCCGCAAAGACTTCCGCCGGCAGTCCGGTAAACTGTCGCATTTTTACACCAACCCGTTTTCTGCTCAGGCCTAA
- a CDS encoding HAMP domain-containing sensor histidine kinase produces MRHNIKLYILTAVICIVALAIVQFFLLYNTYLLLDSRFNYIEKGRIGEAYNLAIADDKLFPGGQPLIDSIIIPQYAYLERLHNNNKDAFDTAAQHLVNRIVSVLRQHENADSMLKAIKYTNGIRDSLLYALCIHRLDIRFRAPQYVNIYNRFRKYPLLPPNRQHDMGLYICGNLSHLSEHNAASSLVAASPLPYSYSISFSFYADPVNRKALVLQQMKYTILPGILTLLAVISLFGITLHKWIRQKHLSDMKSDFINNITHEFNTPITAILVANRNIQNEKTLENKQSIQALSTVIHRQAERLKLLMEKVVDVAATEQLTLKPAATDLDGLIGSIVTVYSLNYPDTIFRFQHNNETLLIVTDSFHFTTLLQNILDNGMKYNDQPHKEISITLLSHNGELDLVIKDNGIGMNAHTRQHIFEKFYRHQPRLSRPTKGLGLGLYYVKQCVEAHGWSIRVFSEPGEGSSFVITIPYKIQYHETSHSAGRG; encoded by the coding sequence ATGAGGCACAACATCAAGCTGTATATCCTGACAGCAGTTATATGTATCGTCGCGTTGGCGATCGTGCAGTTTTTCCTGTTATATAATACCTATCTGCTGCTCGACAGCCGCTTTAACTACATAGAAAAAGGACGTATCGGAGAAGCGTACAACCTGGCTATCGCGGATGATAAGCTGTTTCCAGGCGGGCAACCGCTGATCGACAGTATCATTATCCCACAATATGCGTATCTCGAACGTCTTCATAACAACAACAAAGACGCATTTGATACCGCTGCTCAACACCTGGTAAACCGTATCGTGAGCGTACTGCGGCAACACGAAAATGCAGACAGCATGCTGAAAGCCATCAAATATACCAATGGCATCCGTGATTCCCTGTTGTATGCACTATGCATTCATCGCCTGGATATCCGGTTCCGGGCTCCGCAATATGTTAATATCTACAACCGCTTCAGGAAATACCCGTTGCTGCCGCCCAACCGCCAACACGATATGGGCCTGTACATCTGCGGCAATCTGTCGCATCTCAGTGAGCACAATGCCGCATCTTCATTGGTGGCGGCCTCCCCCCTTCCTTATTCTTATTCCATTTCTTTTTCCTTTTATGCGGATCCCGTGAACCGGAAAGCACTGGTGCTACAACAAATGAAATATACCATCCTTCCGGGTATACTGACTTTGCTCGCAGTAATATCTCTCTTCGGCATCACCCTGCATAAATGGATACGGCAAAAACATCTCTCCGATATGAAATCGGATTTCATCAATAATATTACACACGAGTTCAACACCCCCATCACGGCTATCCTTGTGGCGAACAGGAATATACAGAATGAGAAGACGCTCGAAAACAAGCAAAGCATACAGGCGCTTTCCACGGTGATTCACCGGCAGGCCGAACGACTCAAACTACTGATGGAAAAAGTAGTGGACGTTGCTGCCACCGAACAGTTGACACTTAAACCCGCCGCCACAGATCTTGATGGATTAATTGGCAGCATCGTTACGGTGTATAGCCTGAACTACCCCGATACCATCTTCCGTTTCCAACACAACAACGAAACCCTGCTGATTGTGACCGATAGCTTTCATTTCACCACCCTGCTCCAGAACATACTGGACAACGGTATGAAATACAACGATCAGCCTCATAAAGAGATCTCTATCACGCTCCTTTCGCATAACGGCGAACTGGACCTGGTAATAAAAGATAATGGTATAGGCATGAATGCCCATACCCGGCAACACATCTTCGAAAAATTCTACCGCCATCAACCCCGCTTGTCCAGGCCTACCAAGGGCCTCGGGTTGGGATTATATTATGTGAAACAGTGTGTGGAAGCCCATGGCTGGAGCATCCGGGTTTTCAGTGAACCCGGCGAAGGCAGCTCATTTGTCATTACCATACCTTATAAAATACAATACCATGAAACATCACATTCTGCTGGTAGAGGATGA
- a CDS encoding Xaa-Pro aminopeptidase, protein MYSDQRQRLIAQLPADATAILTANDVMPTNADGTMRYSPNVNLYYLTGIKEDDAMLVLSPGHPDKSLREILFIRRTDQLYVKWLGHRISREDAAALSGISTVYYTDEFWQTMKRVIPLSRIIMLYSNEHARSENETQTREDRLLLDCQRLYPLHEYGRLYPLLARQRTVKTPAEVELMRKASRISEAGFRSVLGFLKPGKTGHQVAAEMIHEYMQHNATWADYEPIVASGADTCILYYRANEKACKDGDLVLIDAAASWEYYNADLTRTIPANGRFSLRQKAFYEAVLRVHKQLRQHVKAGIKITDLWQASNEMILEELIKLGLCTPRDIKDKGAAYFLSKYSYHNVSHFLGLDVHDIGYYHEPMPAGTIITNEPGIYCAEEGIGVRIENNLLVTENGYEDLMENIPREVEEIEELMN, encoded by the coding sequence ATGTACTCAGATCAGCGTCAACGACTGATAGCTCAGCTTCCGGCGGATGCAACAGCTATACTCACCGCCAACGATGTAATGCCCACCAACGCCGATGGGACCATGCGTTATAGCCCTAACGTTAACCTGTATTATCTTACCGGTATCAAAGAAGACGATGCCATGCTGGTACTTTCCCCCGGGCATCCTGACAAATCCCTGCGGGAAATCCTGTTCATCCGGCGCACCGACCAGCTGTACGTGAAATGGCTGGGACACCGTATCAGCCGGGAAGATGCCGCAGCGTTATCCGGCATCAGCACCGTTTACTATACAGATGAATTCTGGCAGACCATGAAGCGGGTCATCCCACTCAGCCGCATCATCATGCTGTATAGTAACGAGCATGCCCGTTCCGAAAACGAAACCCAGACCCGGGAAGACCGCCTCCTGCTGGATTGCCAGCGCCTTTATCCGCTGCACGAATACGGCCGCCTTTACCCATTGCTCGCGAGGCAGCGAACCGTTAAAACGCCGGCAGAGGTTGAACTGATGCGAAAAGCTTCCAGGATCTCGGAAGCAGGCTTCCGCAGCGTACTGGGTTTCCTGAAACCCGGCAAAACCGGTCACCAGGTTGCCGCCGAGATGATACATGAATACATGCAGCATAACGCCACCTGGGCCGATTACGAGCCCATAGTTGCTTCCGGCGCCGATACCTGCATCCTGTATTACCGCGCCAATGAAAAAGCGTGTAAAGATGGCGACCTGGTACTGATAGATGCCGCCGCCAGCTGGGAATACTACAACGCAGATCTTACCCGTACCATTCCTGCCAATGGCCGCTTCTCGCTCCGTCAGAAAGCCTTCTATGAAGCCGTATTACGGGTACATAAACAACTGCGCCAACATGTAAAAGCAGGCATTAAGATCACAGACCTCTGGCAGGCATCCAACGAAATGATACTGGAAGAGCTTATCAAACTTGGCCTCTGCACCCCCCGGGATATCAAAGACAAAGGCGCCGCTTACTTCCTGAGCAAATACAGTTACCACAACGTCTCCCATTTCCTGGGGCTCGATGTACACGACATCGGCTACTATCACGAGCCCATGCCTGCCGGTACCATCATCACTAATGAACCTGGCATCTATTGCGCTGAAGAAGGTATTGGGGTAAGAATAGAAAACAACCTGCTCGTCACAGAGAACGGTTATGAAGATTTGATGGAAAACATCCCGAGAGAGGTAGAGGAGATAGAGGAACTGATGAATTAA
- a CDS encoding NAD-dependent epimerase/dehydratase family protein: protein MTNKNLALVSGANGHLGNNLVRLLIKKGIPVRASVRNIRHKECFKDLNCEVVEADITDKASFKSALQDVDTFYAVGAAFKLWAKDPKSEIYDVNMQGTRNTIEAAAAAGVRRIVYVSSIAALDYTHLPTKESNGYNTDRRDMYYNSKNDGEKLAFQLAKELGIELVSVMPGAMIGSEASLPLNVSYGVLRLILNKQIPIDTKITLNWIDVKDVAEGCYLAAQKGRSGERYILANEKCMTITDTTKLAQKLYPELNLKVPGAVPKFMLYAIAGFMQFSAKMRGKPPILTTKEIAMFSGLQQDFDISKSKNELGFSPKNNTQAVKEALAYLMEHRELL, encoded by the coding sequence ATGACAAATAAAAATCTGGCATTGGTATCCGGCGCCAACGGACATCTGGGCAATAATCTTGTGAGATTACTAATAAAGAAAGGCATTCCTGTACGGGCTTCTGTTCGCAACATCAGGCATAAAGAATGTTTCAAAGATTTGAATTGCGAGGTAGTTGAGGCTGATATTACGGATAAGGCTTCCTTTAAAAGCGCGCTACAGGATGTTGATACATTTTATGCAGTGGGTGCTGCTTTTAAATTGTGGGCTAAAGATCCCAAAAGCGAAATCTATGATGTGAATATGCAGGGCACCCGGAATACAATAGAAGCAGCGGCGGCGGCAGGAGTAAGAAGAATTGTTTATGTGAGTTCCATTGCTGCATTAGACTATACCCATCTACCCACCAAAGAAAGCAACGGATATAATACTGACCGGAGGGATATGTATTACAACTCCAAAAATGACGGCGAAAAACTCGCTTTTCAACTGGCTAAAGAACTCGGTATAGAATTAGTGTCTGTTATGCCCGGTGCAATGATTGGAAGTGAAGCATCTCTTCCCCTGAATGTTTCCTATGGCGTTTTGAGGCTGATCCTGAACAAACAAATTCCCATAGATACCAAAATTACCCTGAACTGGATCGATGTAAAAGATGTAGCAGAAGGCTGTTATCTTGCCGCACAGAAAGGTCGATCCGGCGAACGATATATTCTTGCCAACGAAAAATGTATGACTATTACCGATACCACTAAACTGGCGCAAAAACTTTATCCGGAATTAAATCTCAAAGTACCCGGCGCTGTTCCTAAGTTCATGCTGTACGCAATCGCAGGCTTTATGCAATTCTCAGCCAAAATGAGAGGAAAACCACCTATACTAACTACGAAAGAAATTGCTATGTTTTCGGGATTGCAGCAGGATTTTGATATTTCCAAGTCAAAAAATGAATTGGGATTTAGTCCAAAGAACAACACACAGGCAGTGAAAGAAGCTTTGGCTTACCTGATGGAACATCGCGAACTCCTGTAA